The following are encoded together in the Spiroplasma apis B31 genome:
- a CDS encoding IS3 family transposase has protein sequence MAINNYIEFYNYERIMVKLKSPPAYAYLDFNLWKKNSNFVEVSL, from the coding sequence ATAGCAATTAACAATTATATAGAGTTTTACAATTATGAAAGGATAATGGTCAAACTCAAGAGCCCTCCAGCATATGCTTATTTAGATTTCAATTTATGAAAAAAAAATTCAAACTTTGTTGAAGTATCTTTATAA
- a CDS encoding chemosensory receptor, whose protein sequence is MNKLNFKLFSFNYKNVIKNKMLLSITITFLIISTLLEIASFYNYYFSSNIYIDNMNDLFNKIFFFKKIFDMLMLSIIVIYLTTICFYIDKKQGRLNLELKGGISLFQTYLQRIVIITSFILTIILFLLAMQSLFTLTINDYFVETRHKVINFMYFYFLLAIMIFSITFFFIMIFNSKVVLTVVSIISCLISLSSTLSSFRYNDCINLYRYGSYTTTFQKWTSFNNELKSDKTFFDFLPNFEKIYENRGSFDKYQWAYGNYWYVMNNLTSDDKKLYGDNFINFIKDMDKLFNDNYHLFNNPDSTGFKLEDSFVYNYRKNYASYKTLNQNLIYNIINKIIGLSKNEQYSNFLNILKDYSNYFLEYLEKSPLSIAYLNQSFISRSVLDGYFDETFKNYKTSDQYDFYYFLSSIAYDIFNWQDNIRQKYEKNIKIDLSPEQSLVDGLKRNANSNPFNQLAQLQFGNYFSKNSLYYYNSLSGGVFYNTFESPTIPLEFKYFKNRDENDHPIKLDDLEEVNVSFSSYFALYFSYLSIFILIGGLSYLRYRKVALD, encoded by the coding sequence ATGAATAAATTGAATTTTAAATTGTTTAGTTTTAACTATAAAAATGTTATAAAAAACAAAATGCTATTATCAATTACAATAACTTTTTTGATAATATCTACTTTGTTAGAGATAGCTTCATTTTATAATTATTATTTTAGTTCAAATATTTATATAGACAATATGAATGATCTTTTTAACAAAATATTCTTTTTTAAAAAAATATTTGACATGCTAATGCTTTCAATAATTGTTATTTATTTAACAACAATATGTTTTTATATCGATAAAAAACAAGGCAGATTAAATCTTGAATTAAAAGGTGGGATAAGCTTATTTCAAACATATCTTCAAAGAATAGTTATAATAACATCATTTATATTAACTATAATATTATTTTTACTAGCAATGCAATCGCTATTCACATTAACAATTAATGATTATTTTGTAGAAACGAGACATAAAGTTATTAACTTTATGTATTTTTACTTTCTTTTAGCAATAATGATATTTTCAATAACATTCTTTTTTATTATGATATTTAATTCAAAAGTTGTCTTAACTGTTGTTAGTATTATTTCTTGTTTGATTTCATTATCTAGTACACTTAGCTCTTTTAGATATAATGACTGTATAAATTTATATAGATATGGGTCATACACAACAACATTTCAAAAATGAACGTCTTTTAATAATGAATTAAAATCAGACAAAACTTTTTTTGATTTTTTACCAAACTTTGAAAAAATATATGAAAATAGAGGTAGTTTCGACAAGTATCAATGAGCTTATGGAAATTATTGATATGTTATGAACAATTTAACTTCTGATGATAAAAAGCTCTATGGTGATAACTTTATAAATTTTATTAAAGATATGGATAAGTTATTTAATGATAATTATCATTTATTTAATAATCCAGATTCAACTGGTTTTAAATTAGAAGATAGTTTTGTATACAATTATAGAAAAAACTATGCTAGTTATAAAACATTAAATCAAAACTTAATATACAACATTATTAATAAAATTATAGGATTATCAAAAAATGAACAATATTCTAATTTTTTGAATATATTAAAAGATTACTCTAACTACTTTTTAGAATACTTAGAAAAATCACCATTGTCCATTGCATACCTTAATCAATCATTTATTTCTAGATCTGTACTTGATGGTTATTTTGATGAAACTTTTAAAAATTACAAAACAAGTGATCAATATGATTTTTACTATTTCTTGTCTTCGATAGCATATGATATTTTTAATTGACAAGATAACATTAGACAGAAGTATGAAAAAAACATAAAAATTGATTTATCGCCAGAACAAAGTTTGGTTGATGGTTTAAAAAGGAATGCAAATAGCAATCCTTTTAATCAATTAGCACAATTACAGTTTGGTAATTACTTTTCAAAAAACAGTTTATATTATTACAATAGTTTGTCGGGAGGAGTATTTTATAATACTTTTGAATCACCAACTATTCCTTTAGAGTTCAAATATTTTAAAAATAGGGATGAAAATGACCATCCAATTAAATTAGATGATCTTGAAGAAGTAAATGTAAGCTTTTCAAGTTATTTTGCCTTATATTTTTCTTACTTATCTATTTTTATTTTAATTGGAGGTCTATCTTACTTAAGATATAGAAAAGTAGCACTTGATTAA
- a CDS encoding copper homeostasis protein CutC has product MQKMEIVCLTLKDALNIQQSDAERIILVGDIKEGGLTPEYNFIKEVSRTIKKEVRVLIRRNKIDFKATNIEFELMKKDVEFCKKNNIKTIVFSVMNENNCIDWNRNLELLEIAKPMQVIFGKGIDYSTKVLEDLKKVEKIGFKGVLMQGGLKGFTNYLDALKQVGSSINSHANFELILAGGIGIENIKDAKSLGFNWFHIGNLVRENNSYENDIDINKINLLKQKIDRESENNETVI; this is encoded by the coding sequence ATGCAAAAAATGGAGATTGTATGTCTAACATTAAAAGATGCTCTTAACATTCAACAATCTGATGCTGAAAGAATAATTTTAGTAGGTGATATTAAAGAGGGTGGCTTGACACCCGAATATAACTTTATCAAAGAAGTTTCAAGAACTATCAAAAAAGAAGTTAGAGTTTTAATTAGAAGAAATAAAATCGACTTCAAGGCCACTAATATTGAATTTGAATTAATGAAGAAGGACGTCGAGTTTTGTAAAAAGAATAATATTAAAACGATAGTATTCTCTGTGATGAATGAAAATAATTGTATTGATTGAAATCGTAATCTCGAGTTATTAGAAATAGCTAAACCAATGCAAGTAATTTTTGGTAAAGGTATAGATTATTCAACCAAAGTCTTGGAAGATTTAAAAAAAGTAGAGAAGATTGGTTTTAAAGGTGTTTTAATGCAAGGTGGCTTAAAAGGTTTTACTAACTATTTAGATGCATTAAAACAAGTGGGTTCATCTATAAATTCTCATGCTAACTTTGAATTAATATTAGCAGGTGGAATTGGTATTGAAAATATAAAAGATGCTAAATCTTTAGGTTTTAATTGATTCCATATTGGAAATCTAGTTAGAGAAAATAATTCTTATGAAAACGATATTGATATTAATAAAATAAATTTATTGAAACAAAAAATAGATAGAGAGAGTGAAAATAATGAAACTGTCATTTAG
- the uxuA gene encoding mannonate dehydratase → MKLSFRWYGPKKDPIKIEYIRQIPNVASVVTQLYEYVPGEAWDLENILKMKKLIEDNGLKMEVIESVPVHEDIKLGRPTRDKYIKNYCITLENLAKAGVKVVCYNFMPAFDWVRTELYKEMEDGSFCEAYDQSIIDKLDAEAAIKKFKELPAWTLSFPDEEIAEVIDTYKNMSNETLWENIAYFINGVIPTCDEFGIKMAIHPDDPAWPIFGIPRLMINEDNIERFININSSINHGLTLCVGSLSTNLENDMVRIINRFHKRIHFTHIRNIRYDTGHSFHEIAHADANGVLDLKKIVEAYYLNGYEGYARPDHGRMIWGEEQKPNNPGYGLYDRALGLSYINGLWDAFKTNK, encoded by the coding sequence ATGAAACTGTCATTTAGATGATATGGTCCTAAAAAAGACCCTATAAAAATAGAATATATTAGACAAATACCTAATGTTGCTTCTGTTGTAACTCAATTATATGAATACGTTCCAGGAGAAGCTTGGGATTTAGAAAACATACTAAAAATGAAAAAACTTATTGAAGATAATGGTTTAAAAATGGAAGTAATTGAATCAGTTCCTGTCCACGAAGATATAAAATTAGGAAGACCAACAAGAGATAAGTATATAAAAAATTATTGTATAACTTTGGAAAATTTAGCAAAAGCAGGGGTTAAAGTAGTTTGTTATAACTTTATGCCTGCATTCGATTGAGTAAGAACTGAATTGTATAAAGAAATGGAAGACGGCTCATTTTGTGAAGCATACGACCAATCTATAATTGATAAATTAGATGCTGAAGCTGCTATAAAAAAATTCAAAGAGCTTCCAGCTTGAACTTTAAGTTTTCCAGATGAAGAAATTGCTGAAGTAATAGATACATATAAAAATATGAGTAACGAAACATTATGAGAGAACATTGCTTACTTTATTAATGGGGTAATTCCTACTTGTGATGAGTTTGGCATAAAAATGGCGATTCATCCAGATGATCCTGCCTGACCAATATTTGGAATTCCTAGATTAATGATAAACGAAGATAATATTGAAAGATTTATTAATATTAATTCTTCAATTAATCATGGTTTAACATTATGCGTAGGTTCACTGTCGACAAACCTAGAAAATGATATGGTTAGAATAATTAATAGGTTTCACAAAAGAATTCATTTTACACATATTAGAAATATAAGATACGACACTGGTCATAGCTTTCATGAAATAGCTCATGCAGACGCAAATGGTGTTTTGGACTTGAAAAAAATAGTAGAAGCATATTATTTAAACGGCTATGAGGGGTATGCTAGACCAGACCACGGTAGAATGATTTGAGGAGAAGAACAAAAACCAAATAATCCAGGATACGGTTTATATGATCGTGCATTGGGGCTAAGTTATATAAACGGTCTATGAGATGCTTTCAAAACAAATAAATAA